Genomic DNA from Cloacibacillus sp.:
CGTTTCGAGGAGGCGGAGCTGGAGCCCTTTACGCCGGAATATATTGTCTCGCAGTATTTTCCCGATGCGGAGATCGTGCTCCTGGAGGGAGGCAAATATCTTGACCTGCCCAAGATATGGGTGGAGAACGGAGAGCCGCGTCCCGCCGGCGTGAGCGGAGTCTTTATGGTTTATGACAGAAAGGGCGCCGGTGATGGAGGTATGTGCTTTGGGGAGGGCGATGAGGCGCTTATCGCCGACAGGCTGGCGGCCACCGTCCGCGGAAAGTATTACCGCAGCTCCAAGGTCTATATCGGAGACCGTCCTCTGCCGATGAAAGACTTCATCGCAGATTTTATCCGCGGAGCGGTCCTCGGGATGCTCGCATCTTTAAAAGGCGGTAAGGACCCCAAAGCGCCG
This window encodes:
- a CDS encoding molybdopterin-guanine dinucleotide biosynthesis protein MobB, whose protein sequence is MIKIFAVSGFKNSGKTTLCRRLLAELERLGVRTGYIKRSSDEVLEDGGTDTASVERMGISAALWGRDGLRFEEAELEPFTPEYIVSQYFPDAEIVLLEGGKYLDLPKIWVENGEPRPAGVSGVFMVYDRKGAGDGGMCFGEGDEALIADRLAATVRGKYYRSSKVYIGDRPLPMKDFIADFIRGAVLGMLASLKGGKDPKAPVRIYLDGEVKK